In Clostridium sp. DL-VIII, the following proteins share a genomic window:
- a CDS encoding flavodoxin, translating to MKKILLTILCFMLLLFSVGCGSNSNNSSSARQEKVTSSDGTEDGDDISSASDTSNSNGSTLAKSNNGTKRILIAYFSQTGTTEKAAKRIQELTKGDIFEIKTVTPYPNEYKELTDVAKKEKEENARPKLATKVENIDNYDVIFVGYPIWWHTAPMTIDTFLESYNLSGKTVVPFCTSSSSDIKESMEAINSLCPNSTILEGLRANDISDIEPWLKKIDIIK from the coding sequence ATGAAAAAGATTCTATTGACTATACTATGTTTCATGCTGTTACTCTTTTCTGTAGGTTGTGGAAGTAATAGTAATAATTCATCTTCTGCTAGGCAGGAAAAAGTTACTTCTTCAGATGGAACAGAGGATGGTGATGATATTTCTAGTGCAAGTGATACGTCAAATTCAAATGGATCTACGTTAGCAAAGAGTAATAATGGCACGAAAAGGATTCTGATTGCATATTTTTCACAAACTGGGACTACAGAAAAAGCTGCTAAAAGAATTCAGGAGCTTACAAAAGGTGATATTTTTGAAATTAAAACTGTTACACCATACCCTAATGAATATAAGGAATTAACTGATGTTGCTAAAAAGGAAAAGGAAGAGAACGCCAGACCTAAGTTAGCGACAAAAGTGGAGAATATAGATAATTATGATGTGATTTTTGTTGGTTATCCAATCTGGTGGCATACAGCACCAATGACAATAGATACTTTTCTTGAATCTTACAACTTATCAGGTAAAACAGTTGTTCCTTTCTGCACAAGTTCATCAAGTGATATTAAAGAAAGTATGGAAGCAATCAATAGCCTTTGTCCAAATTCAACTATATTGGAAGGATTAAGAGCAAATGATATTAGTGACATTGAACCATGGTTGAAAAAAATAGATATTATTAAATAA
- a CDS encoding MFS transporter: MLTIICFVVGTTQFSIVGMLDKIAESVGVSVSTAGQLVTVYSLSNAIGTPLVVVAISKMNQRKQLLLALAIILLGISCMLVLPGFTSLMTARVILGIGSGVFVVNAYGMARKVSRSWTSRQCYVKCCNGL, translated from the coding sequence ATGCTGACTATTATCTGTTTTGTGGTTGGAACGACGCAATTCAGCATAGTTGGAATGTTAGATAAAATTGCTGAATCTGTAGGTGTATCTGTATCAACAGCTGGTCAGCTTGTTACTGTATATTCACTAAGTAATGCAATAGGAACGCCACTTGTAGTTGTGGCGATATCTAAAATGAATCAGCGCAAGCAACTGCTGCTGGCTCTTGCAATAATATTATTAGGAATCAGCTGTATGCTTGTGCTGCCAGGCTTTACATCCCTGATGACTGCGCGAGTTATACTTGGCATTGGATCAGGTGTCTTTGTAGTTAATGCTTATGGAATGGCAAGAAAAGTTAGCCGCTCCTGGACGTCAAGGCAGTGCTATGTCAAATGTTGCAATGGGCTTTAG
- a CDS encoding oxidoreductase, with translation MRTWFITGCSSGIGRGIAKAALNAGNQVVATGRNVEKLKELTEVYPDKAYAVALDVSKLEAIEHTVKAACDKFGTIDVLVNNAGYGYRSAIEESEVDEIQMLFQVNCFGPIALIQKVLPLMREKKSGTIINITSIGGVRGAIGNGMYSAAKGAMELASDTLYKECKPLGIRVLTVEPGSFRTEFYSSLKGTSKNIKDYAETAGKWHIENMVNYHNQTGNPENAGKIIVNMVEKEKLPKRLALGSDAVKIIQDEYEERLVELREWSNISRQSDY, from the coding sequence ATGAGGACATGGTTTATTACCGGATGTTCATCCGGGATTGGAAGAGGAATTGCAAAAGCTGCACTGAACGCTGGAAATCAGGTAGTGGCAACTGGAAGGAATGTAGAAAAATTGAAGGAACTGACGGAGGTTTATCCAGATAAGGCTTACGCAGTTGCACTGGATGTATCTAAATTGGAGGCTATAGAACACACGGTAAAAGCTGCCTGTGATAAGTTTGGAACAATAGATGTTCTTGTGAATAATGCGGGCTATGGATATCGTAGTGCCATTGAGGAAAGCGAAGTGGACGAAATTCAAATGCTGTTTCAAGTTAATTGCTTTGGACCAATAGCACTTATTCAAAAAGTGCTGCCTTTGATGAGAGAGAAGAAAAGTGGAACAATTATTAACATTACTTCCATCGGAGGCGTGAGAGGAGCAATTGGTAATGGTATGTATTCAGCAGCAAAAGGAGCCATGGAACTAGCATCTGATACACTTTATAAGGAATGCAAACCATTGGGAATACGTGTATTAACAGTTGAACCGGGGAGTTTCCGTACAGAATTTTATAGTTCTTTAAAGGGAACAAGTAAGAATATAAAAGATTATGCTGAAACAGCAGGTAAGTGGCATATAGAAAATATGGTCAATTATCATAACCAGACTGGTAATCCTGAAAATGCCGGAAAGATAATCGTTAATATGGTAGAAAAGGAAAAACTACCAAAGAGACTTGCTTTAGGCAGTGATGCTGTAAAAATCATTCAGGATGAATATGAAGAGAGATTAGTTGAACTGCGGGAATGGAGCAATATCAGTAGACAGTCTGATTATTAA
- a CDS encoding aldo/keto reductase: MEKRKLGRSGLEVSSIGLGCMGMSYGYGTVSDKKEMISLIHKAIEMGITLFDTAEVYGPYINEELLGEALKPYREKVIISTKCGIKVVNGNQVLDGRPEVIRESVEGSLKRLKTDVIDLYYLHRVDPNVPIEVVADTMKELIKEGKIKHWGLSEAGINTIKKAHEICPLTAVESEYSMMWKKPEEELFPLLEELGIGFMPFAPLGKGFLTGAFNKNTEFTKGDLRSQLPRFSSENMEANKVLIDLIYKVAEEKSATPAQIALAWVLAQKPWIVPIPGTTKIHRLEENTGAAKIALTYEDLSKLNDALSKITVVGERYPAGSDMAKRAGK, encoded by the coding sequence ATGGAAAAAAGAAAATTAGGCAGAAGTGGATTAGAGGTATCTAGTATTGGTCTTGGCTGTATGGGAATGAGTTATGGATATGGAACAGTTTCAGATAAAAAAGAAATGATATCACTAATTCATAAGGCAATTGAAATGGGAATTACTCTATTTGATACAGCAGAGGTCTATGGACCATATATAAATGAAGAATTACTTGGTGAGGCATTAAAGCCTTATAGGGAGAAAGTTATTATAAGTACTAAATGTGGAATAAAAGTTGTGAATGGAAATCAGGTACTAGATGGAAGACCTGAAGTAATCAGAGAATCAGTGGAGGGGTCTTTGAAGAGATTAAAAACAGATGTGATTGATTTATACTACTTACATCGTGTTGACCCTAATGTCCCTATAGAAGTAGTAGCAGATACTATGAAGGAATTAATAAAGGAAGGTAAGATAAAACATTGGGGGCTTTCAGAAGCTGGAATTAACACAATTAAAAAGGCACATGAAATCTGCCCGCTAACAGCAGTGGAAAGTGAATATTCTATGATGTGGAAAAAGCCAGAAGAAGAACTATTTCCGCTTTTAGAAGAGCTAGGAATTGGATTTATGCCATTTGCACCACTAGGAAAAGGATTTTTGACGGGCGCTTTTAATAAAAACACTGAGTTTACTAAGGGTGACCTTCGTAGTCAACTTCCAAGATTCTCATCAGAAAATATGGAAGCAAATAAGGTTTTAATTGATTTAATTTATAAGGTCGCTGAAGAAAAAAGTGCTACACCTGCTCAAATAGCTTTAGCATGGGTATTAGCACAAAAACCTTGGATTGTTCCAATACCAGGTACAACAAAAATTCATCGTTTAGAGGAGAATACAGGAGCAGCAAAAATCGCTTTAACTTATGAGGATCTTAGTAAATTAAATGATGCATTATCAAAAATTACTGTAGTGGGAGAGCGTTACCCAGCGGGATCGGATATGGCTAAAAGAGCTGGAAAATAA
- a CDS encoding rRNA adenine N-6-methyltransferase family protein gives MEILSFIKQYITKPRTVGAILPSSKYLANKMIEDIEFKSARYIVEYGSGTGVFTEKIVKGRKKNTKILLFESNKKFCDLLKDKYKNESDIYVINDSAEYIGKYMKKYNIPWIDYIVSGLPFASLPNDLSSNILKETQKHLKEEGKFITFQYTLLKKDFIKKYFNKVSVKREVRNVPPAYVFCCSF, from the coding sequence ATGGAAATACTATCATTTATAAAACAATACATAACAAAACCTAGAACAGTTGGAGCGATACTTCCTAGCTCGAAGTATCTTGCAAACAAGATGATTGAAGATATTGAGTTTAAGAGTGCAAGATATATTGTGGAATATGGTTCTGGTACAGGCGTGTTTACTGAAAAAATAGTAAAAGGAAGAAAAAAGAATACCAAAATTCTGCTTTTTGAGAGCAACAAAAAATTTTGTGATTTACTTAAAGATAAATATAAAAATGAATCTGATATTTATGTTATTAATGATTCAGCTGAATACATTGGGAAATACATGAAAAAATACAATATCCCGTGGATAGATTATATTGTCTCAGGACTTCCATTTGCAAGCTTACCTAATGATTTATCTTCAAATATTTTGAAAGAAACACAAAAGCATTTAAAGGAAGAGGGCAAATTTATCACATTTCAATACACTTTATTAAAGAAAGATTTTATTAAAAAGTACTTTAATAAGGTAAGTGTAAAAAGGGAAGTAAGGAACGTGCCACCTGCATATGTATTTTGCTGCAGTTTCTAA
- a CDS encoding cyclopropane-fatty-acyl-phospholipid synthase family protein: MSLESTIIKKFFKQENQTPFKVKFKDGEVLNIGEGDSKFVIKVNGDISKNLLLTSTSLALGEAYMDNILDIEEGDLYDALDIVLAKLDDFDVNENALSKLIFSSTSKKNQKKEVSSHYDIGNDFYKLWLDETMSYSCAYFKNKDDTLYEAQKNKVDYILKKLQLREGMGLLDIGCGWGYLLIEAAKKYKIHGVGITLSEQQYLKFKERIKEENLEEYLTVELMDYRDLKKSDLKFDRVVSVGMLEHVGRSNYELFFKNVNSVLKDQGLFLLHYISGRKESSGDPWIKKYIFPGGVIPSLREIINIGSELNYYTLDVESLRRHYQKTLLCWYENYNNHIDEISKMFDERFIRMWKLYLAACAASFHNGMIDLHQILFVKGNNNTLEMTREHLYK, from the coding sequence ATGTCATTAGAAAGTACAATTATTAAAAAATTTTTCAAGCAAGAAAATCAAACACCTTTTAAAGTTAAATTTAAAGATGGAGAAGTATTAAATATAGGTGAGGGAGATTCTAAGTTTGTGATTAAAGTAAATGGAGATATAAGTAAGAATTTATTACTTACTAGCACATCACTAGCTTTAGGGGAAGCTTATATGGATAATATACTTGATATTGAAGAAGGAGATTTATATGATGCTTTAGATATTGTATTAGCAAAACTAGATGATTTTGATGTAAATGAGAATGCATTAAGTAAATTGATATTTTCGTCTACATCTAAAAAGAATCAAAAGAAAGAAGTAAGTTCCCATTATGATATAGGAAATGATTTTTATAAACTTTGGTTAGATGAGACTATGAGTTATTCCTGTGCATATTTTAAAAATAAAGATGATACATTGTATGAAGCACAAAAAAATAAAGTTGATTATATTTTAAAAAAGCTACAATTACGTGAAGGAATGGGTTTACTTGACATTGGATGTGGCTGGGGTTATTTACTAATTGAGGCTGCAAAAAAATATAAAATTCACGGAGTTGGAATTACATTAAGTGAGCAACAATATCTAAAATTTAAAGAAAGAATTAAAGAAGAAAACTTAGAAGAGTATTTAACTGTCGAACTAATGGATTATCGTGATTTAAAAAAGAGTGATTTGAAATTTGATAGAGTTGTAAGTGTCGGAATGCTTGAACATGTAGGTCGTTCTAATTATGAGCTTTTCTTTAAAAATGTAAATTCAGTATTAAAAGATCAAGGACTATTTTTATTACATTACATTAGCGGAAGAAAAGAATCTTCAGGAGATCCGTGGATCAAAAAATACATATTTCCAGGCGGAGTTATTCCTAGTCTGCGAGAAATAATAAATATAGGAAGCGAATTAAACTACTACACATTGGATGTTGAAAGTTTAAGACGGCATTATCAAAAAACATTACTTTGCTGGTATGAAAATTACAATAATCATATAGATGAAATTTCAAAGATGTTTGACGAAAGATTTATTAGAATGTGGAAGCTATATTTAGCGGCTTGTGCTGCATCATTCCATAATGGAATGATTGATTTGCATCAAATATTATTTGTAAAAGGAAATAATAATACATTAGAAATGACTAGAGAGCATTTATATAAATAA
- a CDS encoding VTT domain-containing protein, with product MDKLFKGIVLIFWVTILLIFFKYELYNDGTDKIIKFLNTYKEYSELLFLIIASLRIFTLIPCTVFIIVGGVLFNPLEAFILTAIANLISEMLLFFFVKLTFGMSYQKKIIQKYPKIYNMVKKNSVQILALGVSSPVVPSDIVCFFSVLTEITLIKYILTILIADTPVILLYTFLGVSIRYSIFVFITILIVLILVNLINFKRWNNQISE from the coding sequence TTGGACAAGTTATTTAAAGGTATTGTGCTTATATTTTGGGTTACAATTTTATTAATATTTTTTAAGTATGAATTATACAATGATGGCACTGATAAAATTATAAAATTCTTAAATACATACAAGGAATATAGTGAATTATTATTTCTAATAATTGCGTCTCTAAGAATTTTTACTTTGATTCCATGTACTGTTTTTATAATCGTCGGAGGAGTTTTGTTTAATCCGTTAGAAGCTTTTATTCTAACAGCAATTGCAAATTTAATTAGTGAAATGTTATTATTTTTCTTTGTTAAACTCACATTTGGTATGAGCTATCAAAAGAAGATAATACAAAAGTATCCTAAAATATACAACATGGTAAAAAAGAATAGTGTACAAATTCTAGCATTAGGCGTTTCATCGCCTGTTGTGCCTAGTGATATAGTTTGTTTCTTTTCTGTATTAACAGAGATTACTTTAATTAAGTATATTTTAACAATACTTATAGCTGATACTCCAGTAATTCTGTTGTATACATTTTTAGGCGTAAGCATAAGATACTCTATATTTGTATTTATTACTATATTAATAGTTTTAATTTTAGTAAATCTTATTAATTTTAAAAGATGGAATAATCAAATAAGTGAATAA
- a CDS encoding MerR family transcriptional regulator yields MTYSIGEVSEMLEIPISTLRYYDKKGLLPLVERTNGNVRVFSEIDVRWLNMIDCLKNTGMELKEIKTFFEWCEKGDSTIDRRYEMFLERKRETEKQIAILQKSLDLISYKCEYYRIAKEAGTTNTPELMQNPIKEFEKQQFFQDAVGDTE; encoded by the coding sequence ATGACATATTCAATTGGTGAAGTTTCTGAAATGCTTGAAATTCCCATTTCAACTTTAAGATATTACGATAAGAAAGGACTTCTTCCTTTAGTTGAGCGTACAAATGGTAACGTTCGTGTATTCAGTGAGATTGATGTTCGTTGGTTAAATATGATAGATTGTTTAAAAAACACTGGAATGGAATTAAAAGAAATTAAAACTTTCTTTGAGTGGTGCGAAAAAGGTGATTCTACTATTGATAGGCGTTATGAAATGTTTTTGGAAAGAAAGAGAGAAACTGAGAAGCAAATAGCTATTCTTCAGAAATCACTGGATTTAATTAGTTACAAATGCGAATACTATCGTATAGCTAAAGAAGCTGGTACTACAAACACTCCGGAGTTAATGCAGAATCCTATAAAGGAATTTGAAAAGCAACAGTTCTTTCAAGATGCTGTAGGAGATACTGAATAA
- a CDS encoding flavodoxin family protein: MKVLLVNGSPHQKGCTYTALTEVAETLNNEGVETEIFWIGNKALNGCIACKVCATKKKCVFDDRVNEFLDIAADYDGFIFGSPVHWASAGGAITSFLDRVFYADLNGGRQSFYLKAAACVISARRAGTTATYDQLNKYFGLMQMPIVSSQYWNMVHGATPEQVKQDIEGLQTMRTLGRNMAFFLKCKETGLKNGVKMPERETGVFTNFIR, from the coding sequence ATGAAAGTATTATTAGTAAATGGAAGCCCACATCAAAAAGGATGTACTTATACCGCATTAACAGAAGTTGCAGAAACATTAAATAATGAGGGTGTTGAAACTGAGATTTTCTGGATTGGCAATAAAGCTTTGAATGGATGTATTGCATGCAAGGTATGTGCTACTAAGAAGAAATGTGTATTTGATGATAGAGTAAATGAATTCCTTGATATAGCTGCAGACTATGACGGATTTATTTTTGGATCACCAGTACACTGGGCATCAGCAGGTGGTGCAATAACATCATTTTTAGATAGAGTATTTTATGCAGATTTAAACGGAGGCAGACAGTCATTTTATTTAAAAGCTGCAGCATGTGTTATATCAGCAAGAAGAGCAGGAACAACTGCAACTTATGATCAATTAAATAAATATTTTGGGTTAATGCAGATGCCAATTGTTTCGTCACAGTATTGGAATATGGTTCATGGTGCTACTCCTGAGCAAGTAAAACAGGATATAGAAGGACTTCAGACTATGAGAACGCTAGGAAGAAATATGGCATTTTTCTTAAAATGTAAGGAAACTGGTCTTAAGAACGGTGTAAAGATGCCAGAGAGAGAAACTGGTGTATTTACCAATTTCATAAGATAA
- a CDS encoding MFS transporter, which produces MEWQEKLAAPGRQGSAMSNVAMGFSSSLVFGVPLGRMVAGAYGWKAIFWIIAVICLFALLVIKQSIPALEGDVSVPINKRFALLKNPRIAFMLSVTVFVFICFSIIDTYITPFLTAAMPMMKDKISIVLMILGVGSLIGSKAGGFLADRIGINRTIFSAIAIQIITLVLVSLLGIGWSMGTIILLMIWEIACWTFGPTQNFNLVSLAPEVSSIALSLNSTFVQIGFSLGAVIGGIVVGGWSVMSITWISAIAAVIAIFAFSFARSLSSTDDEASKEEQFMEEEYEM; this is translated from the coding sequence ATGGAATGGCAAGAAAAGTTAGCCGCTCCTGGACGTCAAGGCAGTGCTATGTCAAATGTTGCAATGGGCTTTAGCTCCTCACTTGTATTTGGAGTACCACTAGGAAGAATGGTAGCAGGGGCATATGGATGGAAAGCAATCTTTTGGATTATTGCAGTTATCTGTTTGTTTGCATTATTAGTTATTAAGCAATCAATACCAGCACTTGAAGGAGATGTTTCAGTACCTATTAATAAAAGATTTGCTCTTTTGAAGAATCCTAGAATAGCATTTATGCTTAGTGTAACAGTATTTGTATTTATCTGTTTTTCTATTATTGATACGTATATTACTCCATTTCTTACAGCAGCTATGCCGATGATGAAAGATAAAATAAGTATTGTTCTTATGATTTTAGGTGTTGGAAGCTTAATTGGTTCAAAAGCTGGAGGTTTCTTGGCTGATAGGATTGGAATCAATCGCACAATATTTAGTGCTATTGCAATTCAAATTATTACCCTTGTGTTAGTGTCTTTATTAGGTATAGGTTGGTCAATGGGCACTATAATATTACTTATGATTTGGGAGATAGCTTGTTGGACATTTGGACCAACTCAAAACTTTAACCTAGTGTCACTTGCACCTGAAGTTTCGTCAATAGCTCTTAGTCTTAACAGTACCTTTGTACAGATTGGATTCTCCTTAGGTGCAGTCATTGGAGGAATCGTTGTAGGAGGATGGTCTGTAATGTCAATTACATGGATTAGTGCAATAGCAGCGGTTATAGCTATATTTGCTTTTAGTTTTGCCCGTTCGTTATCAAGCACTGATGATGAAGCAAGTAAGGAAGAACAATTTATGGAAGAAGAATATGAAATGTGA
- a CDS encoding iron-containing alcohol dehydrogenase → MNNFIFENTTKIYFGRGCVKEYLANALSDYGDNVMFAYGSEDIKQNGIYGEVMEILNAARKNVIEFSNIMPNPTYEKVLEGTALAKENAVEFILGVGGEDVLDCCKAISMAVVSTEDVWNKYWGKMSVIDFEPLPLGVIVTVAGTGSEMNGCATITNEKYKVKTGRDYLKCNPKFAMIDPEYTYSVSADKMVSGGFDTLTHIMETYFSEPNEDNVSDDISEALMRSVIRNLRTAIKNPKDYTARSNLMWACTMSENRIIKLGKKVTFEVHNIGNQLDAYTNCNHGCGIAVIGPVYYQHIYSYDLYKFARFARNVWNIKVEGKTEDELARAGIEALSDFIKEIGLPSTLHELGNIDKDLLKQIADSCKISAESYKKMTNQEILKILEECY, encoded by the coding sequence ATGAATAATTTTATTTTTGAGAATACGACAAAAATTTATTTTGGACGAGGTTGTGTAAAAGAATATCTTGCAAATGCTCTTTCAGATTATGGAGATAATGTTATGTTTGCCTATGGAAGTGAGGATATTAAACAAAATGGAATCTATGGTGAAGTTATGGAGATACTCAATGCAGCTAGAAAGAATGTCATTGAGTTTTCAAATATTATGCCTAATCCTACTTACGAAAAGGTATTGGAGGGGACAGCACTGGCAAAAGAAAATGCTGTAGAGTTTATACTTGGTGTTGGTGGTGAAGATGTTTTGGATTGCTGTAAGGCTATTTCTATGGCGGTTGTTTCAACAGAGGATGTATGGAATAAGTATTGGGGAAAGATGAGTGTTATAGATTTTGAACCACTACCTCTTGGTGTAATTGTAACAGTTGCTGGTACTGGAAGTGAGATGAACGGCTGTGCAACAATCACTAATGAAAAGTATAAAGTGAAAACAGGTCGTGATTATCTAAAATGCAATCCAAAGTTTGCTATGATTGACCCAGAATATACATACAGTGTATCAGCGGATAAGATGGTGTCTGGTGGGTTCGATACTTTAACTCATATCATGGAGACTTATTTCAGCGAACCAAATGAAGATAATGTTTCTGATGATATTTCAGAGGCGCTGATGCGAAGTGTTATCCGCAATCTGCGCACAGCAATCAAAAATCCAAAAGATTATACGGCTCGAAGTAATCTAATGTGGGCATGCACCATGTCCGAGAATCGTATCATTAAGCTAGGCAAGAAGGTGACTTTTGAAGTTCATAATATTGGGAATCAACTGGATGCTTATACAAACTGCAACCATGGCTGCGGTATAGCAGTCATAGGCCCGGTTTATTATCAACATATCTATTCCTACGACCTTTATAAGTTTGCTCGCTTTGCTCGAAATGTCTGGAACATTAAAGTAGAAGGAAAGACAGAAGATGAACTAGCAAGAGCAGGCATTGAGGCACTTTCTGATTTCATAAAAGAAATTGGATTGCCTTCAACACTTCATGAGCTTGGTAATATTGATAAGGACCTGCTAAAGCAGATTGCGGACTCTTGCAAAATCTCTGCTGAAAGTTATAAGAAGATGACCAACCAAGAAATATTGAAAATTTTAGAAGAATGTTATTAA
- a CDS encoding flavodoxin family protein: MRKVLVLSGSPRKGGNSDTLCDQFINGAEESGNFVTKIYIRDCKIGSCNACYACKKSSICVQKDDMTNILQQMIDADIIVLATPVYFYSMDGQMKTLIDRTLPRYMEIRGKDFYFIATAAAGKSSMERTIDSLRGFTDCLPMSHVKGVIYGAGAWQLGDIQGNKAMQEAYKAGKNA, from the coding sequence ATGAGAAAAGTATTAGTTTTATCAGGAAGCCCAAGAAAAGGAGGTAATTCAGACACTTTATGTGATCAGTTTATAAATGGGGCAGAGGAGTCAGGTAATTTTGTCACTAAGATTTATATAAGGGATTGTAAAATTGGAAGTTGTAATGCCTGTTATGCCTGTAAAAAAAGCAGTATCTGTGTGCAGAAGGATGACATGACTAATATTCTTCAGCAGATGATAGATGCAGATATCATCGTTTTAGCTACACCTGTATATTTTTATTCTATGGATGGCCAGATGAAAACACTGATAGATCGTACATTGCCGCGCTATATGGAAATTAGGGGTAAAGATTTTTACTTTATTGCAACTGCAGCTGCAGGTAAGAGTTCAATGGAGCGTACCATCGATAGTTTGCGTGGATTTACAGATTGTCTTCCAATGTCTCATGTAAAAGGTGTAATTTATGGAGCAGGTGCTTGGCAGCTTGGAGATATTCAAGGCAATAAAGCAATGCAGGAAGCATATAAAGCAGGGAAAAATGCATAA
- a CDS encoding cupin domain-containing protein — MSNLEELKATTVFPMGEENKMFEKYFVGKSYLNMLTMERIGIGNVTFEPGCRNNWHIHHKGGQILLCTAGRGYYQEWGKEPQELHPGDVVNIPPEVKHWHGAAPDSWFAHLAVEVPAEGGSNEWLDPVSDEEYGKLK; from the coding sequence ATGAGTAATTTAGAAGAATTAAAAGCTACTACTGTATTCCCTATGGGAGAAGAAAATAAAATGTTTGAAAAGTACTTTGTAGGAAAGAGTTATTTAAACATGCTTACTATGGAAAGAATAGGGATAGGCAATGTAACATTTGAACCAGGATGCCGTAACAACTGGCATATACATCATAAGGGTGGACAGATTTTGTTATGTACAGCGGGCAGAGGTTATTATCAAGAATGGGGAAAAGAGCCCCAAGAATTACATCCAGGAGATGTAGTTAATATTCCACCAGAAGTAAAACATTGGCATGGAGCAGCACCAGACAGCTGGTTTGCACATCTGGCAGTGGAAGTTCCAGCAGAAGGTGGATCTAACGAGTGGTTAGATCCTGTATCTGATGAAGAATATGGGAAGTTAAAATAG
- a CDS encoding flavodoxin family protein, producing the protein MKVLLVNGSPHEKGCTYTAISEVADTLQKEGIDTDIFWIGKKSLSGCVACGGCKKIGKCVFNDTVNEFMNVATDYDGFIFGSPVHFAAMDGAMKSFMDRAFFSNMGREKNAFMLKPVAAVVSARRAGTTAALDQMNKYFAHGQMPIISSRYWNMVHGNSPEEVRQDYEGMQIMRVLGRNMAWFLKLVEAGEKLSVERPKQEDRRISTNFIR; encoded by the coding sequence ATGAAAGTTTTATTAGTAAATGGAAGTCCACATGAGAAAGGATGCACTTATACTGCAATATCGGAAGTCGCAGATACATTACAAAAGGAAGGCATTGATACGGATATATTCTGGATTGGGAAAAAGTCTTTGTCTGGCTGCGTTGCATGTGGCGGTTGCAAGAAGATTGGAAAATGCGTTTTTAATGATACAGTAAATGAATTTATGAATGTTGCTACGGACTACGATGGATTCATATTTGGTTCACCAGTACATTTTGCGGCTATGGATGGGGCGATGAAAAGTTTCATGGATAGAGCCTTCTTTTCAAACATGGGAAGAGAAAAGAACGCTTTTATGCTAAAACCTGTGGCAGCTGTCGTATCTGCAAGAAGAGCGGGAACTACTGCAGCGTTAGACCAGATGAATAAATACTTTGCACATGGTCAGATGCCTATTATTTCTTCAAGATATTGGAACATGGTGCATGGAAATTCGCCTGAGGAAGTACGACAGGATTATGAAGGAATGCAGATAATGCGTGTTCTTGGAAGAAATATGGCATGGTTTCTAAAATTGGTTGAAGCAGGAGAAAAATTGAGTGTGGAACGACCAAAGCAGGAAGATAGGCGCATCAGCACAAACTTTATCCGATAA